One Micromonospora eburnea genomic region harbors:
- a CDS encoding holo-ACP synthase — protein MIVAVGIDVVLVDRFARALARTPLLADRLFSEPERYTRSGNPRSPESLAARFAAKEAVAKALGAPAGLSWHDCEVVPDPDGRPWLTVSGTVAAAAAERGINRWHLSLSHDGGIASAMVVAER, from the coding sequence GTGATCGTGGCTGTCGGCATCGACGTCGTGCTGGTGGACCGGTTCGCCCGAGCCCTGGCGCGGACGCCGCTGCTCGCCGACCGCCTCTTCAGCGAGCCCGAGCGGTACACCCGCTCGGGCAACCCGCGCTCGCCCGAGTCCCTGGCCGCCCGCTTCGCGGCGAAGGAGGCGGTGGCCAAGGCGCTCGGCGCGCCGGCCGGGCTGAGCTGGCACGACTGCGAGGTCGTGCCGGATCCGGACGGCCGGCCCTGGCTGACCGTCTCCGGCACGGTGGCCGCCGCCGCGGCCGAACGGGGGATCAACCGCTGGCACCTGTCGCTGTCGCACGACGGCGGCATCGCGTCGGCGATGGTGGTCGCGGAACGCTGA
- a CDS encoding type VII secretion target: MTGEPFTVEPELLRGVARGLGDDAYRLARSLAGAHGLVAPADGWRAGVALADLEAATHRWCGALAARLATTAESVRAAADDYEAADERAARRLTGIPR, from the coding sequence ATGACCGGGGAGCCGTTCACCGTCGAGCCGGAGCTGCTGCGCGGTGTCGCACGAGGGCTGGGCGACGACGCGTACCGGCTGGCGCGGTCACTGGCCGGCGCGCACGGGCTGGTGGCGCCGGCCGACGGCTGGCGGGCCGGGGTGGCGCTGGCCGACCTGGAGGCGGCGACGCACCGCTGGTGCGGGGCGCTCGCCGCCCGGTTGGCGACCACCGCCGAGTCGGTCCGGGCCGCCGCCGACGACTACGAGGCGGCGGACGAGCGGGCCGCCCGCCGGCTGACCGGGATACCCCGTTGA
- a CDS encoding alpha/beta hydrolase: MRLRAGTPGTTGTTTGRGADPGAASAAGYAQLWRADPGAWAAAGVAWRGLADPLRQRAAGLDARVAALRLGWSGAAASAACGQVGRLRDALADVLPALIEVDQALAEFAARLGAAKARLAAAVAHADAGGLLVDRAGAVRPDPARPRPADRLGPAVTQVAAEVRAALALAGAADREATARLGELTTAAATGWVSVPPGWRPSPAAGPAEVSRWWAGLTPAERRWLTGHEPARVGRLDGVPVAARDQANRLLLAGRREELVARLRRVSKPLPPGPLELARVARLARVEAALRGLDALGRRLAVPGPPRAYLLGLDPGGDGRAVVALGNPDRAGAVLTYVPGMTADLADAPGELGRAARVLDRCASLGPGEETAAVLWLDYDAPDFLPEAARSRQAEDAGPALHRFQEGLRASHEGPPARQTVLGHSYGSLVVGLAARDHGLSADALVFVGSPGVGVEHAGELRVPPGQVWASTAPDDVIRLARPPEELARRAILAGTPLGPAAAMLDGRDHELWFGRDPSDPGFGGRRFPSGRYGHTGYWEPGNPALDGMARIVLGR; encoded by the coding sequence TTGAGGCTCCGCGCGGGCACCCCCGGCACGACCGGCACCACCACTGGACGCGGCGCCGACCCGGGCGCGGCTTCGGCGGCCGGCTACGCCCAGCTCTGGCGGGCCGACCCAGGTGCCTGGGCCGCGGCCGGGGTGGCCTGGCGCGGGCTCGCCGATCCGCTCCGGCAACGGGCCGCCGGGCTGGACGCCCGGGTCGCCGCCCTTCGTCTCGGCTGGTCCGGCGCCGCGGCCAGCGCGGCATGCGGTCAGGTCGGCCGGCTGCGTGACGCGCTGGCCGACGTGCTGCCCGCGCTGATCGAGGTCGACCAGGCGCTCGCCGAGTTCGCCGCCCGGCTGGGCGCGGCGAAGGCCCGGCTCGCCGCGGCGGTGGCGCACGCCGACGCGGGCGGCCTGCTGGTGGACCGGGCGGGGGCGGTTCGGCCCGATCCGGCCCGCCCCCGCCCCGCCGACCGGCTCGGGCCGGCGGTGACCCAGGTCGCCGCCGAGGTACGCGCCGCGCTGGCGCTGGCCGGCGCGGCGGACCGGGAGGCCACCGCCAGGCTCGGCGAGTTGACCACGGCGGCGGCCACCGGCTGGGTGAGCGTCCCGCCCGGCTGGCGGCCGTCGCCCGCAGCCGGCCCGGCCGAGGTCAGCCGCTGGTGGGCCGGGCTCACCCCGGCGGAGCGCCGCTGGCTGACCGGGCACGAGCCGGCCCGGGTCGGCCGGCTCGACGGGGTGCCGGTGGCGGCCCGGGACCAGGCCAACCGGCTGCTGCTGGCCGGGCGGCGGGAGGAGCTGGTGGCCCGACTCCGACGGGTGTCGAAGCCGCTGCCGCCGGGGCCGCTCGAGCTGGCCAGGGTGGCCCGGCTCGCCCGGGTGGAGGCGGCGCTGCGCGGCCTCGACGCGCTGGGTCGACGGCTGGCCGTGCCGGGGCCGCCCCGGGCCTATCTACTCGGGCTGGATCCTGGCGGGGACGGGCGCGCGGTGGTGGCGCTGGGCAACCCGGACCGGGCCGGTGCGGTGCTGACGTACGTCCCGGGGATGACCGCGGACCTCGCCGACGCCCCGGGCGAGCTGGGCCGGGCCGCCCGCGTGCTGGACCGCTGCGCGTCGCTCGGGCCGGGCGAGGAGACGGCGGCGGTGCTCTGGCTGGACTACGACGCGCCGGACTTCCTGCCCGAGGCGGCCCGCTCCCGGCAGGCGGAGGACGCCGGGCCGGCGCTGCACCGGTTCCAGGAGGGGCTGCGGGCCTCACACGAGGGTCCGCCCGCCCGGCAGACCGTGCTCGGCCACAGCTACGGCTCGCTGGTGGTCGGCCTCGCGGCCCGCGACCACGGGCTGAGCGCCGACGCGCTGGTCTTCGTCGGCTCCCCCGGGGTGGGCGTCGAGCACGCGGGCGAGCTGCGGGTGCCGCCCGGGCAGGTCTGGGCCAGCACCGCACCGGACGACGTGATCCGGCTGGCCCGGCCACCGGAGGAGCTGGCCCGCCGGGCGATTCTGGCCGGGACACCACTCGGCCCGGCGGCGGCGATGCTGGACGGCCGCGACCACGAGCTGTGGTTCGGGCGCGACCCGAGCGACCCGGGCTTCGGCGGGCGGCGCTTCCCCAGCGGCCGGTACGGCCACACCGGCTACTGGGAACCCGGCAACCCGGCGCTGGACGGGATGGCCCGGATCGTGCTGGGCCGGTGA
- the glmS gene encoding glutamine--fructose-6-phosphate transaminase (isomerizing): MCGIVGYAGARPALGIVLDGLRRLEYRGYDSAGVAVVCDDELLIEKKAGKLANLEKVLAERAASDPESCAASPIGIGDGTTGIGHTRWATHGGPTDRNAHPHLSPDGRVAVIHNGIIENFAKLRAELEDDGVEFASDTDTECAAHLLARALTGLRAAGEADSPQLLASAMRLVCQQLEGAFTLLAVDAGIPGAVVGARRNSPLVVGRGDGENYLASDVAAFIEHTRDAVELGQDQIVLITPDSIEITDFAGQPATGKDFHIDWDSSAAEKGGYDWFMLKEIEEQPQAIADTLLGRLTETGEIALDEVRLSEQDLRDVDKIFIVACGTAYHSGLVAKYAIEHWTRIPCEVELASEFRYRDPVLDRSTLIVVISQSGETMDTLMALRHAKEQKARVLAICNTNGSTIPRESDAVLYTHGGPEIAVASTKAFLTQLVACYLIGLHLAQVRGIKFADEVGAVVAQLQEMPGKLRELLDRIEPVRELARELKSEPTVLFIGRHVGYPVALEGALKLKELAYMHAEGFAAGELKHGPIALIDKGTPVICIVPSPIGRGMLHDKVVSNIQEVRARGARTIVIAEEGDEAVVRYADHLIYVPRTPTLLAPLVTTVPLQVLAAEIAAGRGHDVDQPRNLAKSVTVE; this comes from the coding sequence ATGTGTGGAATCGTGGGTTATGCCGGCGCGCGCCCGGCGCTCGGCATCGTGCTCGACGGACTGCGGCGGCTGGAGTACCGGGGCTACGACTCGGCCGGCGTGGCCGTCGTCTGCGACGACGAGCTGCTGATCGAGAAGAAGGCCGGCAAGCTGGCCAACCTGGAGAAGGTCCTCGCCGAGCGGGCCGCCAGCGACCCGGAGTCCTGCGCCGCCAGCCCGATCGGCATCGGCGACGGCACCACCGGTATCGGTCACACCCGGTGGGCCACCCACGGCGGGCCGACCGACCGCAACGCCCACCCGCACCTGTCTCCCGACGGCCGGGTCGCGGTGATCCACAACGGCATCATCGAGAACTTCGCCAAGCTCCGCGCCGAGCTGGAGGACGACGGCGTCGAGTTCGCCAGCGACACCGACACCGAGTGCGCAGCGCACCTGCTCGCCCGTGCGCTGACCGGCCTGCGCGCGGCCGGCGAGGCCGACAGCCCGCAGCTGCTCGCCTCCGCCATGCGGCTGGTCTGCCAGCAGCTGGAGGGCGCCTTCACGCTGCTCGCCGTCGACGCCGGGATTCCCGGCGCGGTGGTCGGCGCCCGGCGCAACTCGCCCCTGGTGGTCGGCCGCGGCGACGGCGAGAACTACCTGGCCAGCGACGTGGCCGCGTTCATCGAGCACACCCGTGACGCGGTCGAGCTGGGCCAGGACCAGATCGTCCTGATCACCCCGGACAGCATCGAGATCACCGACTTCGCCGGGCAGCCCGCCACCGGCAAGGACTTCCACATCGACTGGGACTCCTCGGCCGCGGAGAAGGGCGGCTACGACTGGTTCATGCTCAAGGAGATCGAGGAGCAGCCGCAGGCGATCGCCGACACGCTGCTCGGCCGGCTCACCGAGACCGGTGAGATCGCCCTCGACGAGGTCCGCCTCAGCGAGCAGGACCTGCGCGACGTCGACAAGATCTTCATCGTCGCCTGCGGCACCGCGTACCACTCCGGACTGGTCGCCAAGTACGCCATCGAGCACTGGACCCGGATCCCCTGTGAGGTGGAGCTGGCCAGCGAGTTCCGCTACCGCGACCCGGTGCTGGACCGCTCCACGCTGATCGTGGTGATCTCGCAGTCCGGCGAGACCATGGACACCCTGATGGCCCTGCGCCACGCGAAGGAGCAGAAGGCCCGGGTGCTGGCCATCTGCAACACCAACGGGTCCACCATCCCGCGTGAGTCCGACGCCGTCCTCTACACCCACGGTGGCCCGGAGATCGCGGTCGCCTCCACCAAGGCGTTCCTCACCCAGCTCGTCGCCTGCTACCTGATCGGCCTGCACCTGGCCCAGGTGCGCGGCATCAAGTTCGCCGACGAGGTGGGCGCGGTCGTCGCCCAGCTCCAGGAGATGCCGGGCAAGCTGCGCGAGCTGCTCGACCGGATCGAGCCGGTCCGCGAACTCGCCCGCGAGCTGAAGTCCGAGCCGACCGTGCTCTTCATCGGCCGGCACGTGGGCTACCCGGTGGCGCTGGAGGGCGCGCTGAAGCTCAAGGAACTGGCGTACATGCACGCCGAGGGCTTCGCCGCCGGCGAGCTGAAGCACGGCCCGATCGCGCTGATCGACAAGGGCACGCCGGTGATCTGCATCGTGCCGTCGCCGATCGGCCGGGGCATGCTGCACGACAAGGTCGTCTCCAACATCCAGGAGGTGCGGGCCCGGGGCGCGCGCACCATCGTGATCGCGGAGGAGGGCGACGAGGCCGTCGTCCGCTACGCCGACCACCTGATCTACGTGCCGCGTACGCCCACGCTGTTGGCGCCGCTGGTGACCACCGTGCCGCTCCAGGTGCTGGCCGCCGAGATCGCCGCCGGCCGCGGGCACGACGTCGACCAGCCGCGCAACCTGGCCAAGTCGGTCACCGTCGAGTAG
- a CDS encoding MmpS family transport accessory protein produces MSEATPSPDPLPGGSPTDPTAPPAVPTSTPWAPPDPLAAPAPWASPAPWVPADEPAATGLPGPPGHPAATGLPGGTGAPGTPGPAGYPAPTGPADPFGGPSPVPGGVTPPPQHPWPGYPAPAWPPAGYPPPYAYPGQTPPPRTNSGRTVAIVVSALVAVLVLAVCGCIGLGALGSVYDEEVGSSESYEPGYGVTDDDGVTSFPPHRSPATTPSGGVGSLTVSYEVTGSDSAYVQFYDANGDFFQVEDVQTPWRMAFTSNDRERVQILASPSQSGEVSCKITINGKVVSEDSGEYGATCFGW; encoded by the coding sequence ATGTCCGAGGCAACGCCGTCCCCCGATCCGCTGCCCGGCGGGAGCCCGACCGATCCCACCGCGCCACCGGCCGTCCCGACGTCCACGCCCTGGGCGCCGCCGGACCCGCTGGCCGCCCCGGCGCCCTGGGCCTCGCCGGCGCCCTGGGTACCCGCCGACGAGCCGGCCGCCACCGGCCTACCCGGCCCGCCCGGGCACCCGGCCGCCACCGGCCTGCCCGGCGGCACCGGCGCGCCCGGCACGCCCGGCCCGGCCGGGTACCCGGCCCCGACCGGACCGGCGGATCCGTTCGGCGGGCCGTCGCCGGTGCCGGGCGGCGTCACCCCGCCGCCCCAGCACCCCTGGCCCGGCTACCCCGCGCCGGCCTGGCCTCCGGCCGGCTACCCGCCGCCGTACGCGTACCCCGGACAGACGCCGCCGCCCCGGACGAACAGCGGCCGGACCGTGGCGATCGTGGTGAGCGCCCTGGTCGCCGTTCTGGTGCTCGCCGTCTGCGGTTGCATCGGCCTGGGCGCGTTGGGCAGCGTCTACGACGAGGAGGTCGGTTCCAGCGAGTCCTACGAGCCCGGCTACGGCGTAACCGACGACGACGGGGTCACCTCGTTCCCGCCGCACCGCAGCCCGGCCACCACGCCGTCGGGCGGGGTCGGCAGCCTGACGGTCAGCTACGAGGTGACCGGCAGCGACTCGGCGTACGTCCAGTTCTACGACGCCAACGGGGACTTCTTCCAGGTCGAGGATGTGCAGACGCCATGGCGGATGGCGTTCACCTCCAACGACCGCGAGCGGGTGCAGATTCTCGCGTCGCCCTCCCAGTCGGGCGAGGTGAGCTGCAAAATCACCATCAACGGGAAGGTCGTCTCCGAGGACTCGGGCGAGTACGGAGCGACCTGCTTCGGCTGGTGA
- a CDS encoding pyridoxal phosphate-dependent aminotransferase, which yields MTTDALVARMRPFGTTVFAEMSALAVRTGAVNLGQGFPDTDGPPEMLAAAADALRSGHNQYPPGPGLPVLRAAVAAHQRRFWGLEYDPDGEIVVTAGATEAIAASILALCEPGDEVVCFEPYYDSYAASIALAGAVRRPVTLRPAADGRYAVDPAELRAAFGPRTRLVLLNSPHNPTGKVFTPDELALVAELCQEHGAYAVTDEVYEHLVFTDAAAAHVPLATLPGMRERTLRISSAGKTFSCTGWKVGWVSGPAALVSAVLRVKQFLTFVNAGPLQPAVAVALGLPDAYFAEFAAGMQRRRDQLVAGLADAGFDVLTPEGTYFVTADVTPLGGRDGVEFCRSLPERCGVVAVPTQVFYDHPEAGQQLVRFAFCKRPEVLAEAVTRLRRLEGER from the coding sequence ATGACGACCGATGCGTTGGTGGCCCGGATGCGGCCGTTCGGCACCACCGTCTTCGCCGAGATGTCCGCGCTCGCCGTACGCACCGGCGCGGTCAACCTCGGGCAGGGCTTCCCGGACACCGACGGCCCGCCGGAGATGCTCGCGGCGGCCGCCGACGCGCTGCGCTCCGGGCACAACCAGTACCCGCCGGGGCCGGGCCTTCCGGTGCTGCGCGCGGCCGTCGCGGCCCACCAGCGCCGGTTCTGGGGCCTCGAATACGACCCGGACGGCGAGATCGTGGTGACGGCGGGCGCCACCGAGGCGATCGCGGCCAGCATCCTCGCCCTGTGCGAGCCGGGCGACGAGGTGGTCTGCTTCGAGCCGTACTACGACTCGTACGCCGCCTCGATCGCGCTGGCCGGTGCGGTCCGTCGACCGGTCACCCTGCGGCCCGCCGCCGACGGCCGGTACGCCGTGGACCCGGCCGAGCTACGCGCCGCGTTCGGGCCGCGTACCCGGCTGGTGCTGCTGAACTCCCCGCACAACCCGACCGGAAAGGTCTTCACCCCCGACGAGCTGGCCCTGGTCGCCGAGCTGTGCCAGGAGCACGGCGCGTACGCGGTCACCGACGAGGTGTACGAGCACCTGGTCTTCACCGACGCCGCCGCCGCGCACGTGCCGCTGGCGACGCTCCCCGGCATGCGGGAGCGGACGTTGCGGATCTCCTCGGCCGGCAAGACCTTCTCCTGCACCGGCTGGAAGGTCGGCTGGGTGAGCGGGCCGGCGGCGCTGGTCTCCGCGGTGCTGCGGGTGAAGCAGTTCCTCACCTTCGTCAACGCCGGGCCGCTGCAACCGGCGGTCGCGGTGGCGCTCGGGCTGCCGGACGCGTACTTCGCCGAGTTCGCCGCCGGCATGCAGCGCCGACGGGACCAGCTCGTCGCCGGGCTCGCCGACGCCGGGTTCGACGTGCTCACTCCGGAGGGCACGTACTTCGTCACCGCCGACGTCACCCCGCTCGGTGGCCGGGACGGGGTGGAGTTCTGCCGGTCGCTGCCGGAACGCTGCGGCGTGGTGGCGGTGCCGACCCAGGTCTTCTACGACCACCCGGAGGCGGGGCAGCAGCTGGTCCGGTTCGCGTTCTGCAAGCGGCCCGAGGTGCTGGCCGAGGCGGTGACCCGCCTACGCCGCCTGGAGGGGGAACGCTGA
- the glmM gene encoding phosphoglucosamine mutase, which produces MGRLFGTDGVRGRANADLTPELALAVAVAAAHTLAETDKSHPPLAVVGRDTRASGEMLEAAVVAGLTSAGANVVRVGVLPTPAVAFLTAEAKADLGVMLSASHNPMPDNGIKLFAAGGHKLPDEIELRIEAAVEANATTAWDRPVGAGVGRVHDLLDGADHYVQHLVGTVPNRLDGIKVVVDCANGAAAEVAPAAYQEAGAEVIAICAEPDGLNINDDCGSNHLDALRAAVVEHGAHLGIAHDGDADRCVAVTADGVEVDGDQVMAILALAMREAGGLTEDTLVATVMSNLGLRLAMSAQGIRLVETKVGDRYVLEELRASGLALGGEQSGHIVMPAYATTGDGVLTGLHLMARMAATGKSLAELASVVTKLPQVLINVPVGDRTVGSAAPAVRAEVERAEAELGETGRVLLRPSGTEPLVRVMVEAATEATARSVAERIAEQVRTASPAG; this is translated from the coding sequence ATGGGCCGGTTGTTCGGCACGGACGGCGTACGCGGGCGCGCGAACGCGGATCTCACCCCGGAGTTGGCGCTCGCGGTGGCGGTCGCCGCCGCCCACACGCTGGCCGAGACGGACAAGAGCCATCCGCCGCTCGCCGTGGTCGGTCGGGACACCCGGGCCAGTGGCGAGATGCTGGAGGCCGCCGTGGTGGCCGGGCTCACCAGCGCCGGCGCCAACGTGGTTCGGGTCGGCGTGTTGCCCACGCCCGCGGTGGCGTTCCTCACCGCCGAGGCCAAGGCCGACCTGGGCGTCATGCTCTCCGCCTCGCACAACCCGATGCCGGACAACGGGATCAAGCTCTTCGCCGCCGGCGGGCACAAGCTGCCCGACGAGATCGAGCTGCGGATCGAGGCGGCCGTCGAGGCGAACGCCACCACCGCCTGGGATCGCCCGGTCGGCGCCGGCGTGGGCCGGGTGCACGACCTGCTCGACGGTGCCGACCACTACGTCCAGCACCTGGTCGGCACCGTGCCGAACCGGCTGGACGGGATCAAGGTGGTGGTTGACTGCGCCAACGGCGCCGCCGCCGAGGTCGCCCCGGCGGCCTACCAGGAGGCTGGCGCCGAGGTGATCGCGATCTGCGCCGAGCCGGACGGGCTCAACATCAACGACGACTGCGGCTCCAACCACCTCGACGCGCTGCGGGCCGCCGTGGTGGAGCACGGCGCGCACTTGGGCATCGCGCACGACGGGGACGCCGATCGCTGCGTCGCGGTGACCGCCGACGGCGTCGAGGTCGACGGCGACCAGGTGATGGCGATCCTCGCCCTGGCGATGCGCGAGGCCGGCGGGCTGACCGAGGACACCCTGGTCGCCACCGTGATGAGCAACCTCGGCCTGCGTCTGGCCATGTCCGCGCAGGGTATCCGGCTGGTCGAGACCAAGGTCGGCGACCGGTACGTGCTGGAGGAACTGCGTGCGTCCGGCCTCGCCCTCGGCGGCGAGCAGAGCGGACACATCGTGATGCCGGCGTACGCCACCACCGGTGACGGGGTGCTCACCGGACTGCACCTGATGGCCCGGATGGCCGCCACCGGCAAGTCGCTCGCCGAGTTGGCCTCCGTCGTGACCAAGCTGCCCCAGGTGCTGATCAACGTGCCGGTGGGCGACCGGACCGTGGGCTCCGCCGCGCCGGCCGTCCGCGCCGAGGTGGAGCGGGCCGAGGCCGAGCTGGGCGAGACGGGCCGGGTGCTGCTCCGCCCCTCCGGCACCGAGCCGTTGGTCCGGGTCATGGTCGAGGCGGCCACCGAGGCCACCGCCCGTTCCGTCGCGGAGCGGATCGCCGAGCAGGTACGCACCGCCAGCCCCGCCGGCTGA
- the rpsI gene encoding 30S ribosomal protein S9, translated as MTDITVTEVAPEATEAPAPVARAPRGDRPIQTVGRRKEAIVRVRIVPGSGKITCNGRDLEAYFPSKVHQQLIKDPLVTAEKAEAFDVIANLRGGGTTGQAGALRLAIARALIVSEPDDRPALKKAGFLTRDARVKESKKYGLKKARKAPQYSKR; from the coding sequence ATGACCGACATCACCGTCACCGAGGTTGCCCCCGAGGCCACCGAGGCGCCGGCGCCCGTCGCCCGCGCGCCTCGTGGCGACCGCCCGATCCAGACCGTGGGTCGGCGCAAGGAGGCCATCGTCCGGGTCCGCATCGTCCCCGGCAGCGGCAAGATCACCTGCAACGGCCGCGACCTCGAGGCCTACTTCCCGAGCAAGGTGCACCAGCAGCTCATCAAGGACCCGCTGGTGACCGCCGAGAAGGCCGAGGCGTTCGACGTGATCGCCAACCTCCGTGGCGGCGGCACCACCGGCCAGGCCGGCGCGCTGCGCCTCGCCATCGCCCGGGCGCTGATCGTGAGCGAGCCGGACGACCGCCCGGCCCTGAAGAAGGCCGGCTTCCTGACCCGTGACGCCCGGGTCAAGGAGAGCAAGAAGTACGGTCTCAAGAAGGCCCGTAAGGCTCCCCAGTACTCGAAGCGCTGA
- the rplM gene encoding 50S ribosomal protein L13 yields the protein MRTYSPKPGEIERQWHVIDASDVVLGRLATHAATLLRGKHKPTFAPHVDTGDFVVIVNAGKVALTGNKRQQKIAYRHSGYPGGLKQVGYDELLTKRPERAVELAVKGMLPHNKLGRQLIKKLKVYAGAEHPHGAQQPVPFEIKQIAQ from the coding sequence GTGCGTACGTACAGCCCGAAGCCGGGTGAGATCGAGCGTCAGTGGCACGTCATCGACGCCTCTGATGTCGTGCTGGGCCGCCTGGCGACCCACGCCGCCACGCTGCTGCGTGGCAAGCACAAGCCGACTTTCGCGCCGCACGTCGACACGGGCGACTTTGTCGTCATCGTGAACGCGGGCAAGGTCGCGCTGACCGGCAACAAGCGCCAGCAGAAGATCGCCTACCGCCACTCCGGCTACCCGGGTGGTCTGAAGCAGGTCGGCTACGACGAGCTGCTCACCAAGCGCCCCGAGCGGGCCGTGGAGCTGGCCGTGAAGGGGATGCTCCCGCACAACAAGCTCGGCCGTCAGCTGATCAAGAAGCTGAAGGTCTACGCTGGCGCCGAGCACCCGCACGGCGCGCAGCAGCCGGTGCCGTTCGAGATCAAGCAGATCGCGCAGTGA
- a CDS encoding type II toxin-antitoxin system PemK/MazF family toxin — MGDRVLRRGEIWRIAGARERLGLVISSDVYNSTDVPIVIVAEVVEESLLRDSPLAVSMGEYVVMPDRLSSPMKKWFTECVDVADTETMQRVGRALRILQEL, encoded by the coding sequence GTGGGCGACCGCGTGCTGCGTAGGGGAGAGATCTGGCGCATCGCCGGCGCTCGGGAACGCCTGGGGCTCGTCATCAGCTCCGACGTCTACAACTCCACAGACGTGCCGATCGTGATCGTGGCCGAGGTGGTCGAGGAATCACTGTTGCGGGACTCGCCCCTCGCCGTGTCGATGGGCGAGTACGTGGTGATGCCCGACCGGCTCTCCTCGCCGATGAAGAAGTGGTTCACCGAGTGCGTGGACGTCGCCGACACCGAGACCATGCAGCGGGTGGGCCGGGCGCTGCGCATCCTCCAGGAGCTCTGA
- a CDS encoding DUF6364 family protein: MTAKVTLSFSDETIEEARRFAKREGLSLSAWMDQAAREKALREVFTAHAAAVSRAGLDLEAAALADAQEAAMVDDALFGGGRPRAA; this comes from the coding sequence ATGACCGCCAAGGTGACGTTGTCGTTCTCCGACGAGACGATCGAAGAGGCGCGCCGGTTCGCGAAGCGGGAGGGGCTGTCCCTCTCCGCCTGGATGGACCAGGCCGCGCGGGAGAAGGCGCTGCGCGAGGTCTTCACCGCGCACGCCGCCGCCGTCAGCCGTGCCGGCCTCGACCTGGAGGCCGCCGCCCTGGCCGACGCCCAGGAGGCCGCGATGGTCGACGACGCCCTCTTCGGCGGTGGGCGACCGCGTGCTGCGTAG